The Endozoicomonas sp. 4G DNA segment GTCGAAAAGTAGAAAAAAGAGACAGTGGTCGTCTGGCAAAAGTGCGTCAACAACTGATTTCTGACCCGTCCTCTTTTACGGATTTTGTCCAGATCACCCCGGTACAGAAAGAAGGCCAGCTGGCCGGTTATCGCTTAACCCCTGGCAAACTGCCTGACGTTTTTCGTGAGTCGGGTCTGAAGCCTGATGATATCGCCCTGTCTATCAACGGATATGACCTGAGTGACAGCAACGACACCATGAAATTACTGCAAGAAGTCAAGCAGCTCACCCAGTTATCGATGACCATTGCCCGAGATGGTCGTCTCTATGAAATAGAAGTAAAACTATGATTTTGAGAGGAAAGGCAGGGGTTGTCTCCGTACTCCCTGAACCGCTTAAAGGGGGCCGCGCCCGGATCTATTGGAAACAGTTGCGCAGCCAGACCTGCTCACTGATGGCAGGATTTTTACTGGTTTCAGCGCCTGTTTTTGCTAATGAATCTTCCGCTAGCTCTCAAGAGCCTTCAGCGGGTTATCAAGAGCCTTCAGCCAGTTACCAAGAGCCTTCAGCGGGTTATCAAGAGCCTTCAGCGGGTTATCAAGAGCCTTCAGCGGGTTATAAACAGTATTCCGCCAGCTTTGAGAAGGCCGATATTGCTGAATTTGCCAGTACAGTCAGCGCCACGCTGAACAAAACCATTATTCTGGACCCTGCTGTTCGTGGTTCTGTGACGGTTCGTTCCTACGACAGGCTCAACGCGGAACAATACTATCAGCTCTTTTTGAACGTTCTCGAAGTCCACGGCTTTGCCGTCATCGAACAAGAGAATAACGTCTTGAAAGTGGTTCAGGACAAGAACGCAAAAATGTCGGCTATTGCGCTGGCAGACAAGGAAAATCCGGGTGAAGGTGATGAGTTCGTGACCTGGGTGCTCCCGGTTCAGAACGTGCCGGTGAGAGAACTGTCGCCGTTACTGCGCCAGCTCAATGATACCTCGGGCAATGTCGTTCATTACGATCCTTCCAATATTCTGCTGATGACCGGTCGTGCGGCCAATGTCAAACGTCTGGTTGAGATTGTCAGGCGGGTAGACCGAGCCGGTAACCGGAACTTCTCGGTGATTGAGCTGGAATACGCCTCAGCTTCAGAAATGCAGCGGATTCTCACCTCCCTGTTGCAGGAAAAAACCAGCAAAAGCAGTGCTTCCAAAGTCACGGTTGTGGCCGATGACCGCAGCAACCGCCTGATTGTTGCCGGGCCAACCAGCCAGCTGCAAAAAGTGAATCGTATTGTTTACCAGCTGGATGCCGAACAGGAATCCTCCGGCAATACCCGTGTCTTCTATTTGAAATACGCCAAGGCGGAAGATCTGAAAGAAGTCATGGAAGGGGTAGGCCAGACGGTTCAGGCAGAAAAAGACAGTGGTAAAACAGTTCGCAGCAACGACCAGAAATTCAGCATTAATGTGCATGAGCAAACCAATGCTCTGGTGGTCACCGCTCAGCCCGACATTATGAAAAGCCTGGAAAGTGTCATTAAGCAGCTGGATATCCGCCGTGCCCAGGTGCTGGTGGAAGC contains these protein-coding regions:
- the gspD gene encoding type II secretion system secretin GspD, which translates into the protein MILRGKAGVVSVLPEPLKGGRARIYWKQLRSQTCSLMAGFLLVSAPVFANESSASSQEPSAGYQEPSASYQEPSAGYQEPSAGYQEPSAGYKQYSASFEKADIAEFASTVSATLNKTIILDPAVRGSVTVRSYDRLNAEQYYQLFLNVLEVHGFAVIEQENNVLKVVQDKNAKMSAIALADKENPGEGDEFVTWVLPVQNVPVRELSPLLRQLNDTSGNVVHYDPSNILLMTGRAANVKRLVEIVRRVDRAGNRNFSVIELEYASASEMQRILTSLLQEKTSKSSASKVTVVADDRSNRLIVAGPTSQLQKVNRIVYQLDAEQESSGNTRVFYLKYAKAEDLKEVMEGVGQTVQAEKDSGKTVRSNDQKFSINVHEQTNALVVTAQPDIMKSLESVIKQLDIRRAQVLVEAIIVEVTDGDGINLSFQLASESGSMMQFNDGRTVPIGQIMAGMKDAEDVPGSTIVSENGNVTINPDQPGDYTQLYEALAGVSGAAFSITSGNWTALLQAVTNSTKSNVLATPSLMTLDNAESSFIVGDEVPVITGSASSSNNDNPFQTVERKEVGVKMTVKPQINEGDSVMLDITQEVSGVNGRTSVDVTFSKREVKTSVMVRSGDTIVIGGLLDEDVQESVSKVPLLGDIPFIGALFRSTSSEVRKRNLMVFLRPTIIRDDDILTSISGKKYSYMRARQLDRQSQGVELMPDAKTPVMPEYPSNTELMNKARQKFDEAEQKEKEQEDGNKEDGDKVATHQSEKSDAEPGDNS